Below is a window of Halobaculum lipolyticum DNA.
CCGAACCCCGCCGACGCTCGACCGTACGGCCCTCCCACGACGCCCCGACCACGCGACCGTCCTCCTCGTCGCGCCCACCTACTTCGACGTGCGTTACCGGATCAACCCCTACATGGGCGGCGTCGTCGACGGCGCCCGCGCCCGAAGCGAGTGGGACCGCCTCCGCCGTGCGTACGAACGGTACGCCGAGCGGGTGGTCGTGCTCGACCCGGACCGCTACGGGACGCCGGACCCCGAGGAGTCCGGCCGCGACCACGTCGCCCCGGCGCGGCTCCCGGACCTGGTGTTCGCCGCGAACCTCGGGCTGGCGACGGCCGACGGCGACGGCGTCGTCCTCGCCCGGATGGCGACCGCCGAGCGCGCCGCCGAACCGGTACACTTCGCCCGCTGGTGTCGCGCGGTCGGCTACGACGTGCACGAACTCCCGGGCGAGGCCGCCTTCGAGGGCACCGGCGACGCGATCTGGCACCCCGGCAGACGCCTCCTGTGGGGCGGCTACGGCGTCCGCACCGAACGGGCCGCCTACGACGAGATCGCACCGCTCGTCGACGCGCCGGTGGTGCCGCTGGAACTCGCCGACGAGCGGTTCTACCACCTCGACGTCTGTTTCGCCCCGCTCACCGAGGAGACCGTCCTGATCGTCCCCGAGGCGTTCGACGCCGCCGGCCGCGACCGCATCGACGCGCTGTTCGAGCGGGTGATCGAGGCGCCGCTGTCGGAGGCGACCGACGGACTCGCGTGCAACTGTCACTGCGTCGACGGCCGACACGTCCTGTTGGGGGCGGGCAACCCGGAGACGGAGCGCCGACTCCGCGACGCGGGGTTCGTGCCGGTGCCGGTGTCGACCGCGGAGTTCCGGAAGGCGGGCGGCTCCGTGCGCTGTCTGTCGCTGTCGCTCGGGTGATCCGGTGTTCTCCGAACCGAGACGCCCAAATACCCACGAACGGAACCGTCCGGCCATGAGCGACCTCACCGACGAGGAGTTGGAGCGCCTCGGGGACGTGGTGCGGCTCCAGCCGACGAAGAACAGCGAACTCGGCGACCGGTGGGGTATGGACAGCGGCAGCGACGTGCACGGCTACCTCGAGAACCACCTGTCGGACTACTACTACCGCGACGACAACAGCCTCATCCGCGCCACCTCGGAGGCCGCCGAGATCACCGGCGTCGAACCCGGCATCGTCGACGACGAGGACGACCCGAACGCCGTGCCCGAGCGGATCACGGTGCCGGAACTCCACGCGCAGGTGTTCCGCGTCGTCGCCGACCACGACGAGCGCTCGGAGTCAGTGGTGTCCGTGCTGAACAAGGTCCGCGAGGAGTACGGCGTCGACCCCGACGCCGGCGACGTGCGCCGCGCGCTCCAGAGCCTCCGCCGGAAGAACGTCGTCGAGGTGGAGTACCGCACCGTGCCGACGTTCAAACTGGCGGTGCCGCGCGAGGAGGTCGAGGTCGTCTCCGAGGACGACGCGTAGGGCTCAGCGGTCGAGCAGTCGCCCGGCGAGGTACCCGACGGCGACGGTGGGCAGTGCCAACACGAGCGCGTAACTGAGCGCGCGCGGCGCCGCGAAGGCGTGTCTCCTCAACGTCAGGATCAGCGGGGTGCGGAACCAGTCCGCCCCCGTGATGCCGGTCAGCGACGTCGCAGACAGTACCGCGACGACGCCGATGTAGAGCCTATACGGTGGGATGTCGCGGAGCATCCCCCATGCGACCCCCGCCGCGAGGAGGACGAGCAGCGGGGAGATGTACTGAACGTACAGCGGCGACAGGGACGGATGCGCGGCGGCGGCGACGACGGCGAACCCGAGCGCGAACAGGTAGAGGGCAGGCACGCCAACCGTTCGGATCTCCGCGAGCACGTCGGCGGCGTCGAGCGACTCTATCCGCTCTGCCGGGTCGGGTAGGACACCATCGGAGGGCACAGTCCGCGGACATGACACGGCAGGAAATAAAGGTGGGTACCGGCGTCGGGGGCTACTCGCCCACCCGCTCCCGCTCTCGCTCACGCCGGCGCTCCAACAGCGCGCGGATCCCCTTCCCCGGGCCACCCTCGATCGGCCAGTCGTTCGTCCGCCACTGCGGCGGCTCCGGCGAGAACTCCGCACAACTCCCCTTGCACTCGGCGGCCGTCGGCACCCGCCCCTTGGCAGCGCAGTGGGGCACGAGCGCGCGGCCCTCGCGTCGCAACTCGAAGTGTCGACAGTCGGGCCGCATCGTCTCGCGGAACGAGCGCCAGCCCTTGCCGTACGCCCGCTCGGCCAGCAGGAGTCGCCGCCGCGGGTCGCCGTCGGCGGCGAGGGCGGTGGGGTGCCAGACGACCTCGGCGGCGTCGGCGTCGACGCCGTCGGCGAAGTCGAACTCCAGCACGCCGACCTCGACGGGCATGTCCTCCAACAGCGCCGGCGAGACGCGCTCGCCGGTCGCGCCCGTCGCGACCCACACCTCGTCGGCGAGGCCCGCCTCCACGTCGTGGCGGAGTTGGTCGGCGAGCGCCCGCGCCGCGCTGGCGTCGAGGTCGGGCTTGTTCTCGATCGCGATCACGCGCTCGACCCAGTCGGGGTACTCGCGCACCCGGCGGAACTCGATCCGGCCGTTCGCGCCGCTGCGCTTCTCGATCACCTCCAGCGCCGCCGCGCGGTGGATCGCCTCGCGGACGTAGCGCCACGGGAACCCCGGGTCGTCGAGGGCGTCGCGGTACCACGCCCACTCGGCGGGCGCCCCGCGGACGACGCGCAGGAGATCCGAGTCCAGTCCGCGCTCGCCGAACGCCCGGCGGGTCGCGAACGCGGTCGGGTCCACTTCGAGGACGACGGTGTCCCAGCGTCGCTCGCGGGTGCCGAGTTGGCGCGCGACGACCGCCGGGCGGTCGCCGTCGGCGGGGTGCCACGCCAACTCCGCCCAGCGGCACACGAGCAACTCGAAGGCGAACTCGCTGTCGCCGGCGCCCGGAAACACGTGCCGTCGTCGGTTCAGCGGCGACTAACCGCTTTCGGTGCGGCAGCGGCGACCGCGCGGTCGTCGGCGACCGCGGCGGCGGGACCGGCGACGCCGCGGGTGACGGGCGACCCGCCCCGTCCGCGCGTCGTCAGTTCTCGGTGCCCAGCAGGTACCCGTCGGCGTCGGTCGCCTGGAGTTCGTCGAGGTAGTCGTGGGCGTCCCGGAGGATGTCGCGGGGACCGTCCTGCGTGATGGTGTTGAGCGCCTGCTCGTAGTCGCGCCACTGCAGGTCGCGGTGTTCGGTCGACAGTTCCGCGGAGGCCTCGAACGAGTGGGCGATGAACAAGTGCACCGTCTTGTGGATGGTGTCGCCGCCCGCCTCGAACACGTAGTCGTACTCCTCCCGGAACCCGTCGATGAGGCGGAAGTCTTCGACCCCCGCCTCCTCTGTCACTTCTCTGATCGCCGTCTGCTGGAGTTCCTCTTCCCCTTCGACCCCGCCCTTGGGGAACTCCCAGTCCCCGGGTCGGCTCTTCAGGAGCAGGTACTCCCGTTTGCCGCGGGTGTCGCGGAAGAGGATGGCTCCAGCGCTAGTCGCTTCGACCGGCATTGGCGACAGGTAAGCTACCCCGGTTCAAGAGTATGTCGGAGCCGAAACCCCGCGCCCGCGACGCACATCCGCCGAGACGTCGCGAGCGTCCGCGAGCGGTCGCCGTTGATCGCACCCGTCCGAGCGACTCCCCGCTCGCCCGCCGGCGACCGACCCACCGACCGCGGGCCGATCCGCCGCCGGCGTGGCGTCTCCACCACCCGTCGGAGAAGTGCCATGTGAGCGGCCCACGTGGCGAGGAACGGGTAGATGCGTTTTTCACGTTCCCGCGACACGGGTGGGGTAGACTCCCAGCTCATGACCTTCGTAACCAAACTCCGATTCCAAAGCGGGGATCGAGCCGCGCTCGACGACACCGTGAACAGCCTGCGATCGATGCTCGAACGCAAGGGTGCCGAGTGCAAGGGACCCCACACCGAACCCGCCGAGCGGGTCCGCGTCCCCCTGTACGAGGGCCTCTCCTCGGGCGACTCCCTCGGCGAG
It encodes the following:
- a CDS encoding dimethylarginine dimethylaminohydrolase family protein; amino-acid sequence: MSTIDGTVYDDRTPPTLDRTALPRRPDHATVLLVAPTYFDVRYRINPYMGGVVDGARARSEWDRLRRAYERYAERVVVLDPDRYGTPDPEESGRDHVAPARLPDLVFAANLGLATADGDGVVLARMATAERAAEPVHFARWCRAVGYDVHELPGEAAFEGTGDAIWHPGRRLLWGGYGVRTERAAYDEIAPLVDAPVVPLELADERFYHLDVCFAPLTEETVLIVPEAFDAAGRDRIDALFERVIEAPLSEATDGLACNCHCVDGRHVLLGAGNPETERRLRDAGFVPVPVSTAEFRKAGGSVRCLSLSLG
- a CDS encoding DUF5797 family protein, producing MSDLTDEELERLGDVVRLQPTKNSELGDRWGMDSGSDVHGYLENHLSDYYYRDDNSLIRATSEAAEITGVEPGIVDDEDDPNAVPERITVPELHAQVFRVVADHDERSESVVSVLNKVREEYGVDPDAGDVRRALQSLRRKNVVEVEYRTVPTFKLAVPREEVEVVSEDDA
- a CDS encoding DUF5787 family protein, whose product is MFPGAGDSEFAFELLVCRWAELAWHPADGDRPAVVARQLGTRERRWDTVVLEVDPTAFATRRAFGERGLDSDLLRVVRGAPAEWAWYRDALDDPGFPWRYVREAIHRAAALEVIEKRSGANGRIEFRRVREYPDWVERVIAIENKPDLDASAARALADQLRHDVEAGLADEVWVATGATGERVSPALLEDMPVEVGVLEFDFADGVDADAAEVVWHPTALAADGDPRRRLLLAERAYGKGWRSFRETMRPDCRHFELRREGRALVPHCAAKGRVPTAAECKGSCAEFSPEPPQWRTNDWPIEGGPGKGIRALLERRRERERERVGE
- a CDS encoding bis(5'-nucleosyl)-tetraphosphatase — translated: MPVEATSAGAILFRDTRGKREYLLLKSRPGDWEFPKGGVEGEEELQQTAIREVTEEAGVEDFRLIDGFREEYDYVFEAGGDTIHKTVHLFIAHSFEASAELSTEHRDLQWRDYEQALNTITQDGPRDILRDAHDYLDELQATDADGYLLGTEN
- a CDS encoding uS10/mL48 family ribosomal protein, which gives rise to MTFVTKLRFQSGDRAALDDTVNSLRSMLERKGAECKGPHTEPAERVRVPLYEGLSSGDSLGEWSFEVFARRLEIHGNDHIAREVGHMDFPDSVHVEIEVEQKKPLGYRQN